The Chryseolinea soli genome contains a region encoding:
- a CDS encoding RteC domain-containing protein gives MDITTFAEGLQNRLTEFESTESTTDLTQTGKVLSFVHQLLHELKTFTLTYTFQGAVEEIHFFKNTKPVLLSQYYYYKRKFAIQVFDAFRDRKSRLENYNKTLRKMQTYILSNRDFYEYCISGNSYLDNAYFKRSAVPTVLAINHDQQFATGFDIKLSKILANEMIKSYVQDCIRTLQKDNSTSAQSSLTWTAPKTDLVELIYALHEVGAFNNSTSDVRRIVETMEALFNVNLGNYYRTFLGIRMRKTGQTAFLDQLKGRLMQRMSEMEGK, from the coding sequence ATGGATATTACAACATTCGCTGAAGGACTACAGAACAGGCTGACAGAATTCGAATCCACGGAAAGTACGACCGATCTGACTCAAACAGGCAAGGTGCTTTCTTTCGTGCATCAATTGTTGCATGAACTAAAAACGTTTACGCTTACATACACCTTTCAGGGTGCTGTTGAGGAAATTCATTTTTTCAAGAATACGAAACCCGTGCTACTCAGCCAGTATTATTACTACAAACGAAAATTTGCGATTCAGGTCTTTGATGCCTTTCGCGACCGAAAGAGTCGGCTGGAGAACTATAACAAAACACTAAGAAAAATGCAGACATATATCCTGAGCAACCGGGACTTCTATGAGTATTGTATATCAGGAAATTCATACTTGGACAATGCATACTTTAAAAGAAGTGCCGTGCCCACGGTTTTGGCAATCAACCATGACCAGCAATTTGCTACCGGATTTGACATAAAGCTCTCAAAGATACTAGCAAATGAAATGATCAAGTCCTATGTGCAGGATTGTATCAGGACACTTCAGAAGGACAACTCGACTTCCGCCCAGTCATCCCTTACATGGACTGCTCCTAAAACGGACTTGGTTGAATTGATTTATGCCCTTCACGAAGTCGGTGCGTTCAATAATTCAACGTCTGATGTCCGAAGGATTGTGGAAACGATGGAAGCGTTATTTAATGTCAATCTTGGCAATTACTACAGGACATTCCTGGGGATTCGAATGCGTAAGACCGGCCAGACCGCTTTTCTGGATCAACTGAAAGGCCGGCTCATGCAACGAATGAGTGAGATGGAGGGAAAATAG